In Streptomyces sp. NBC_00448, the following are encoded in one genomic region:
- a CDS encoding PP2C family protein-serine/threonine phosphatase: MPPSPTSAPRAMPPRGTPDHSLAVQDRLAAWVCDLSLLHELTERLARTAALDDALHEVLRAGATLVGARRGLIALDPADGLGPATSVGLGLGRSDLGTLETVPLDAESAEAVLPDLLHGPGPTTRHREVAAQLGLAASYAVPLVAEGAAESGTSPGDGAEHAAGRPTGSRTGPRTGFSTDHPAGRLGTAVWFYDEPAEPTDRQRRLVSLYLRFAVEHVARCLTLGRARAAARALSEELLPARLPRVPGLRMAVRHTTGPRGGGDWYDALPLPEGALGLAVGGVTGAGPGAVAAMGRLRASLRAYAVMEGEDPVAVLSDLELLMRLTEPARSATALFAYATALPGGGRKLTMAGAGHCPPLVVGDRRCEYVETSLSAPLNMLSCWEAPCAELVVRPGESLLLYTDGLLHRTGEPADRALSRLHSAAQTAPRSVRADPEELADHVLRTLFPDGRDRTDHIEDLVLLVVRFDD; encoded by the coding sequence GTGCCGCCCTCGCCGACCTCCGCCCCGCGCGCGATGCCGCCCCGCGGCACCCCGGACCACTCCCTCGCCGTCCAGGACCGGCTCGCCGCCTGGGTGTGCGACCTGTCCCTGCTGCACGAACTGACCGAGCGGCTGGCCCGTACCGCCGCGCTCGATGACGCCCTGCACGAGGTGCTGCGGGCGGGCGCCACGCTGGTCGGCGCCCGGCGCGGGCTGATCGCCCTGGACCCGGCGGACGGGCTCGGCCCGGCGACGAGCGTCGGTCTGGGCCTCGGCCGCAGCGACCTCGGCACCCTGGAGACGGTTCCGCTCGACGCCGAGTCCGCCGAGGCGGTCCTCCCCGACCTGCTGCACGGCCCCGGTCCGACCACCCGGCACCGCGAGGTCGCCGCCCAGCTCGGCCTGGCCGCGAGCTACGCGGTGCCGCTGGTGGCGGAGGGCGCCGCCGAGAGCGGCACCAGCCCGGGCGACGGGGCCGAACACGCCGCCGGCCGCCCCACTGGCTCCCGCACCGGCCCCCGCACCGGATTTTCCACCGACCACCCCGCCGGCCGCCTCGGCACCGCCGTCTGGTTCTACGACGAACCCGCCGAGCCCACCGACCGCCAGCGCCGCCTCGTCAGCCTCTACCTGCGCTTCGCCGTCGAGCACGTGGCCCGCTGCCTGACCCTGGGCCGGGCCCGCGCCGCGGCCCGCGCGCTGTCCGAGGAACTGCTGCCGGCCCGGCTGCCGCGGGTGCCCGGTCTGCGGATGGCCGTACGCCACACCACCGGCCCGCGCGGCGGCGGCGACTGGTACGACGCGCTGCCGCTGCCCGAAGGCGCGCTCGGGCTCGCAGTCGGCGGGGTGACGGGCGCGGGGCCTGGCGCGGTCGCCGCGATGGGCCGGCTGCGAGCGTCCCTGCGGGCGTACGCCGTGATGGAGGGCGAGGACCCGGTCGCGGTGCTGTCCGACCTCGAACTGCTGATGCGGCTGACCGAACCGGCCCGTTCGGCCACCGCGCTCTTCGCGTACGCCACCGCGCTGCCGGGCGGCGGCCGCAAGCTGACCATGGCCGGCGCCGGGCACTGCCCGCCGCTGGTGGTCGGCGACCGGCGCTGCGAGTACGTGGAGACCTCGCTCTCCGCGCCGCTGAACATGCTGAGCTGCTGGGAGGCGCCCTGCGCCGAACTGGTCGTCCGGCCCGGCGAGAGCCTGCTGCTGTACACCGACGGGCTGCTGCACCGCACCGGGGAGCCCGCGGACCGGGCGCTGTCCCGGCTGCACTCAGCCGCGCAGACCGCGCCCAGGAGCGTACGAGCCGACCCGGAGGAGCTGGCCGACCATGTGCTGCGCACGCTCTTCCCCGACGGGCGGGACCGGACCGACCACATCGAGGACCTGGTACTGCTCGTCGTGCGCTTCGACGACTGA
- a CDS encoding phosphocholine-specific phospholipase C — protein sequence MPDINRRRFLQLAGGTAAASVLSGGIAKAAAIQAAAGTGTLQDVEHVVVLMQENRSFDHYFGTLRGVRGFGDPRPATLPSGSTVFHQADSSGHATLPFRPDADNLGLQFIQDLDHSWYGTHQAWNGGNYDDWIPAKGTTTMAYLTRADIPFHYALADAFTVCDAYHCSMLSSTDPNRYYMYTGYAGNDGSGGGPVLGNEEAGYGWTTFPEILENAGVSWKVYQDTGTGLDTGGGWGWTSDGFIGNYGDNSLLYFEQYRNAVAGDPLYDKARTGTDVNGGDGYFDQLKADVLAGRLPQVSWIAAPEAFCEHPNWPANYGAWYVSQVLDALTADPDVWSRTAVFLTYDENDGFFDHVVPPFPPASAARGLSTADVTQDLYTGGVSGYAAGPYGLGPRVPMLVLSPWSTGGWVCSQTFDHTSIVQFIEKRFGVHNPNVSPWRRAVCGDLTAAFDFTRSDSAAPTLPGTGGYAPPNHDNPGDYVPTPPSTGTVPAQEAGLRNARALPYDLAADTEPVDGRMQFTFGNFGAAGAAFLVTSVVRSDGPWPYTVEAGKTLTDTWAMPGASSPYDFSVQGPNGFLRRMAGTAGSVGPEVTARNDASAGQVTLVFSNPGTDSVTFTATDAYAPDDHYTYTVAAGGSHSVPGWGVAAGNHWYDVTVTSSADAAYVRRFAGHVETGAASTSDPATVTA from the coding sequence GTGCCCGACATCAACCGTCGAAGGTTCCTCCAACTCGCCGGCGGCACCGCTGCCGCGTCCGTGCTCAGCGGCGGCATCGCCAAGGCCGCCGCGATCCAGGCCGCCGCCGGAACCGGGACGTTGCAGGACGTCGAGCACGTCGTCGTCCTCATGCAGGAGAACCGTTCGTTCGACCACTACTTCGGCACCCTGCGGGGCGTCCGCGGCTTCGGCGACCCGCGCCCGGCCACCCTGCCGAGCGGCAGCACCGTCTTCCACCAGGCGGACTCCTCCGGGCACGCGACGCTGCCCTTCCGGCCGGACGCCGACAACCTGGGCCTGCAGTTCATCCAGGACCTCGACCACAGCTGGTACGGCACCCACCAGGCGTGGAACGGCGGCAACTACGACGACTGGATTCCCGCCAAGGGCACCACCACGATGGCGTACCTCACCCGCGCGGACATCCCCTTCCACTACGCCCTCGCCGACGCGTTCACCGTCTGCGACGCGTACCACTGCTCGATGCTCAGCTCCACCGACCCCAACCGCTACTACATGTACACCGGTTACGCGGGCAACGACGGCAGCGGCGGCGGCCCCGTGCTGGGCAACGAGGAGGCCGGCTACGGCTGGACCACCTTCCCGGAGATCCTGGAGAACGCGGGCGTCTCGTGGAAGGTCTACCAGGACACCGGCACCGGCCTGGACACCGGCGGCGGTTGGGGCTGGACCAGCGACGGCTTCATCGGCAACTACGGTGACAACTCGCTGCTCTACTTCGAGCAGTACCGCAACGCCGTGGCCGGCGACCCGCTCTACGACAAGGCCCGCACCGGCACCGATGTCAACGGCGGGGACGGCTACTTCGACCAGCTCAAGGCGGACGTGCTGGCCGGGCGGCTGCCGCAGGTCTCCTGGATCGCCGCCCCCGAGGCGTTCTGCGAGCACCCCAACTGGCCTGCGAACTACGGCGCCTGGTACGTCTCCCAGGTGCTCGACGCGCTCACCGCCGACCCCGACGTGTGGAGCCGTACCGCCGTCTTCCTCACCTACGACGAGAACGACGGCTTCTTCGACCACGTGGTCCCGCCCTTCCCGCCCGCCTCCGCCGCCCGCGGCCTGTCCACCGCCGACGTCACCCAGGACCTGTACACCGGCGGCGTGTCCGGGTACGCCGCCGGGCCGTACGGACTCGGACCGCGGGTACCGATGCTGGTCCTCTCGCCCTGGAGCACCGGCGGTTGGGTCTGCTCCCAGACCTTCGACCACACCTCGATCGTGCAGTTCATCGAGAAGCGGTTCGGCGTGCACAACCCCAATGTCTCGCCCTGGCGCCGCGCGGTCTGCGGCGACCTCACCGCCGCCTTCGACTTCACCCGCAGCGACTCCGCCGCGCCCACGCTCCCCGGCACCGGCGGCTATGCCCCGCCGAACCACGACAACCCCGGCGACTACGTCCCGACCCCGCCGTCCACCGGTACGGTGCCGGCGCAGGAGGCCGGCCTGCGCAACGCCCGCGCGCTGCCGTACGACCTGGCCGCGGACACCGAACCGGTCGACGGGCGCATGCAGTTCACCTTCGGCAACTTCGGCGCGGCGGGGGCGGCCTTCCTCGTCACCTCCGTGGTGCGCTCGGACGGCCCGTGGCCGTACACGGTCGAGGCGGGCAAGACCCTCACCGACACCTGGGCGATGCCCGGCGCCTCCTCGCCGTACGACTTCTCGGTCCAGGGGCCGAACGGCTTCCTGCGCCGGATGGCCGGCACGGCGGGCTCGGTCGGCCCCGAGGTGACCGCCCGGAACGACGCCTCCGCCGGCCAGGTCACCCTGGTCTTCAGCAACCCCGGCACCGACTCGGTCACGTTCACCGCGACCGACGCGTACGCGCCCGACGACCACTACACGTACACCGTCGCGGCGGGCGGCTCGCACAGCGTCCCGGGCTGGGGCGTGGCCGCCGGCAACCACTGGTACGACGTCACGGTCACCTCCAGCGCCGACGCCGCGTACGTGCGGCGCTTCGCCGGACACGTGGAGACCGGCGCCGCGAGCACCAGCGACCCGGCCACCGTGACGGCCTGA
- a CDS encoding glycerophosphodiester phosphodiesterase, producing MTFARVAPEPYPVGRPVQVVAHRGASEDVPEHTLAAYRKAIEDGADALECDVRLTADGELVCVHDWRVNRTSNGRGAVSSMELADLAALDFGSWKGQNADHEAPERFAQDRLGTGPDDPGERSRVLTLQRLLELVADTDRRVELAIETKHPTRWAGQVEERLLELLGRFGLDRPAPGTPSQVRVMSFSARSLRRVRLASPALPTVYLMQYVSPRHRDGRLPAGVGTAGPSMRIVRANPGYVARLHRAGHQVHVWTVDRPEDVELCARLGVDAIITNRPRRVLAQLGR from the coding sequence GTGACGTTTGCGCGCGTGGCCCCGGAGCCGTACCCGGTGGGACGGCCGGTCCAGGTCGTCGCCCATCGGGGCGCCTCCGAGGACGTACCAGAACATACGCTCGCCGCGTACCGGAAGGCTATCGAGGACGGTGCGGACGCGCTCGAATGCGACGTCCGGCTGACCGCCGACGGCGAGCTGGTGTGCGTGCACGACTGGCGGGTGAACCGCACGTCCAACGGCCGCGGCGCCGTGTCGTCGATGGAGCTGGCCGACCTCGCAGCGCTCGACTTCGGCTCCTGGAAGGGCCAGAACGCCGACCACGAGGCGCCGGAGCGGTTCGCCCAGGACCGGCTCGGCACCGGCCCGGACGACCCGGGCGAGCGCAGCCGGGTGCTGACCCTCCAGCGGCTGTTGGAACTGGTCGCCGACACCGACCGCAGGGTCGAGCTGGCCATCGAGACGAAGCACCCGACCCGCTGGGCCGGACAGGTGGAAGAACGGCTGCTGGAGCTGCTGGGCCGGTTCGGCCTGGACCGCCCGGCGCCCGGCACGCCCTCCCAGGTGCGGGTGATGAGCTTCTCCGCCCGCTCGCTGCGCCGGGTCCGCCTCGCCTCGCCCGCCCTGCCGACGGTCTACCTGATGCAGTACGTCTCCCCGCGGCACCGCGACGGGCGGCTGCCGGCGGGCGTGGGCACCGCAGGGCCGAGCATGCGGATCGTCCGCGCCAACCCCGGCTACGTGGCGCGCCTGCACCGCGCCGGCCACCAGGTGCACGTCTGGACCGTGGACCGCCCCGAGGACGTCGAGCTGTGCGCGCGGCTGGGCGTCGACGCGATCATCACCAACCGCCCGCGCAGGGTGCTGGCCCAGCTCGGCCGCTGA
- a CDS encoding SCO0607 family lipoprotein: protein MTKDSRGRNRSGAVRAAGRHGIRASMVGAVLVGAAVVATSTACGVDLRDRECTSNEYPVQAVGPEGGGQCVTKGKEPPAGTVRYPKGQEPKRVGDKWDLYWQDHGLDANGKLIKK from the coding sequence ATGACGAAGGACAGCCGGGGCCGGAACCGAAGCGGTGCCGTCAGGGCAGCGGGGCGGCACGGGATACGGGCGTCGATGGTCGGGGCGGTGCTGGTGGGCGCCGCGGTCGTGGCGACGAGTACGGCGTGTGGCGTGGACCTGCGGGATCGCGAGTGCACGTCGAACGAGTATCCGGTCCAGGCGGTCGGGCCGGAGGGCGGCGGCCAGTGCGTCACCAAGGGCAAGGAGCCGCCGGCGGGCACCGTCCGCTACCCGAAGGGGCAGGAGCCGAAGCGCGTCGGTGACAAGTGGGACCTGTACTGGCAGGACCACGGACTCGACGCGAACGGCAAGCTGATCAAGAAGTGA
- a CDS encoding bifunctional DNA primase/polymerase, which translates to MREILGRRRKISLRRKERTAYLDAALTYAERWQWRVVPGVGVDGPGARRPAGAPACGCGRPNCPVPGVHPVEPGLLAATRDPRMVRWWWTRRPDAPVVLATGDRVSAASLPAVAGARALEAMESLGCRLGPVVATPTRYVFLVAPYSLAELGELLDSQDWVPTSLRYHGDGGYVALPPAGGQPGPLKWVRQPVVPIVPVAAVRAARMVDAVKAVRNAERTPWLPRIDTLVDALVRAGRTAPDGDRLRY; encoded by the coding sequence ATGCGCGAGATCCTCGGAAGGCGACGCAAGATCTCTCTTCGGCGGAAGGAGCGGACCGCGTATCTGGACGCGGCGCTGACTTACGCCGAGCGGTGGCAGTGGCGCGTGGTCCCCGGCGTGGGAGTCGACGGGCCGGGTGCGCGGCGCCCGGCCGGTGCCCCGGCCTGTGGCTGCGGGCGCCCCAACTGTCCGGTGCCCGGAGTCCACCCGGTCGAGCCCGGACTCCTCGCCGCGACCCGTGACCCGCGCATGGTCCGCTGGTGGTGGACCCGCCGGCCGGACGCGCCCGTGGTGCTGGCCACCGGCGACCGCGTCTCGGCGGCGAGCCTTCCCGCGGTCGCGGGAGCGCGCGCCCTGGAGGCGATGGAGTCGCTGGGCTGCCGGCTCGGCCCGGTCGTGGCCACTCCGACCCGCTATGTCTTCCTCGTTGCCCCCTACTCCCTCGCCGAGTTGGGCGAACTCCTCGACAGCCAGGACTGGGTGCCTACCTCGCTGCGCTATCACGGCGACGGCGGGTACGTGGCGCTGCCGCCGGCCGGCGGCCAGCCGGGCCCGCTGAAGTGGGTACGCCAGCCGGTCGTGCCGATCGTCCCGGTGGCGGCCGTCAGGGCCGCCAGGATGGTCGACGCCGTCAAGGCGGTCAGGAACGCCGAGCGGACGCCGTGGCTGCCGCGGATCGACACCCTCGTCGATGCCCTGGTCCGCGCGGGGCGCACCGCCCCCGACGGGGACCGACTGCGCTACTGA
- a CDS encoding DUF5926 family protein, with protein MAKKRATATKSRNQQAAAGDAVPVVGAREPCPCGSGRRYKACHGREAAHAVTELVRRPFEGLPGECDWVALRELVPAATVPLTLKGELPAGVPSVTLGTVLPMAWPALRRDTGAVLLGLQNDASSGDISRDLADTLTRALDAAPGNPVEGRRPAPDGPRLQDLLDLSVPFEPEVHSGFEFWLEDANAAGGEVAASLERANQAAIPTVRLTGVDAAYWCETPEKNHLRWVMPHPEEGLLDALARLHAAGASGLGEGTRLVGSFRAHGLMVPVWDLPVGMSAEEVEKPAAAFEERLTETLARTGPLTAEERRSRSGFTNRQITLS; from the coding sequence ATGGCCAAGAAGCGCGCGACCGCCACCAAGTCCAGGAACCAGCAGGCGGCGGCAGGCGATGCCGTTCCTGTCGTCGGCGCGCGCGAACCGTGCCCGTGCGGTTCGGGGCGGCGGTACAAGGCGTGCCACGGCCGGGAGGCGGCGCACGCCGTCACCGAGCTGGTACGCCGTCCGTTCGAGGGCCTGCCGGGGGAGTGCGACTGGGTGGCGCTGCGCGAACTGGTGCCGGCCGCGACCGTGCCGCTCACCCTCAAGGGCGAACTGCCCGCGGGCGTGCCGTCGGTGACCCTCGGCACCGTGCTGCCGATGGCCTGGCCGGCGCTGCGCCGCGACACCGGCGCCGTGCTGCTCGGCCTGCAGAACGACGCGTCGAGCGGCGACATCAGCCGCGACCTGGCGGACACCCTTACCCGCGCGCTCGACGCGGCGCCCGGCAACCCGGTGGAGGGCCGCCGTCCCGCACCGGACGGACCGCGGTTGCAGGACCTGCTCGACCTGTCCGTGCCGTTCGAGCCCGAGGTGCACAGCGGCTTCGAGTTCTGGCTTGAGGACGCGAACGCGGCCGGCGGCGAGGTGGCCGCGTCGCTGGAGCGGGCGAACCAGGCGGCGATCCCCACGGTCCGGCTGACGGGCGTGGACGCCGCGTACTGGTGCGAGACGCCGGAGAAGAACCACCTGCGCTGGGTCATGCCGCACCCGGAGGAGGGCCTGCTCGACGCGCTCGCGCGGCTGCACGCCGCCGGGGCCTCCGGGCTCGGCGAGGGCACCCGGCTGGTCGGGTCCTTCCGGGCGCACGGTCTGATGGTGCCGGTGTGGGACCTGCCGGTCGGCATGTCCGCGGAAGAGGTGGAGAAGCCGGCCGCGGCCTTCGAGGAGCGGCTGACCGAGACGCTGGCCCGTACCGGTCCGCTGACCGCGGAGGAGCGCAGGTCGCGCAGCGGCTTCACCAACCGTCAGATCACGCTGAGCTGA
- a CDS encoding nitroreductase family deazaflavin-dependent oxidoreductase — protein MPLSGEYQPSPDEFVRDQVALYESSGGTEGTTLEGVPVIVLTSLGAKSGKVRKNALMRVEHQGTYAVVASQGGAPSHPAWYHNLVAHPLVELQDGAVRQDMTAREATGEERELWWPRAVEVWPAYADYQTKTDRVIPVFVLEPAARAD, from the coding sequence ATGCCTCTCAGCGGTGAGTACCAGCCGAGCCCGGACGAGTTCGTGCGGGATCAGGTGGCCCTGTACGAGAGTTCCGGGGGCACGGAGGGCACGACCCTGGAGGGGGTGCCGGTGATCGTTCTCACCAGCCTCGGGGCCAAGAGCGGCAAGGTCCGCAAGAACGCGCTCATGCGGGTGGAGCACCAGGGGACGTACGCCGTGGTGGCCTCCCAGGGTGGCGCGCCGAGCCATCCCGCCTGGTACCACAACCTGGTCGCGCACCCGCTGGTCGAGTTGCAGGACGGTGCCGTGCGCCAGGACATGACGGCCCGCGAGGCCACGGGCGAGGAGCGGGAGCTGTGGTGGCCCCGCGCGGTCGAGGTCTGGCCGGCGTACGCCGACTACCAGACCAAGACGGACCGGGTGATCCCCGTTTTCGTCCTGGAGCCGGCGGCCCGCGCCGACTGA
- a CDS encoding ATP-binding protein, with protein MSLMVAQEVPTSTTMALPHGPTGVADARRRLRADLCARGVPDPVVDDAVLILSELISNSCRHARPLDDIGLDGSDGIADVGGIGVNGISGFGGDPRTPEGRAGVQTPAHHPVRAAHTDRAERADTPEQRSGIRAAWSVDAGGVLVLEVTDGGGPTRPRPSSPSLTAHGGRGLGIVGSLALRWGVRDAPGEVTVWALLPVRGRHARRNDSMGTGIGLPLGVPLGLPLDLAESLDDLG; from the coding sequence GTGTCGTTGATGGTGGCGCAAGAGGTGCCGACGTCCACGACCATGGCCCTGCCCCATGGTCCGACGGGCGTCGCGGACGCCAGACGCAGACTGCGCGCCGACCTGTGCGCGCGAGGAGTGCCGGACCCGGTCGTGGACGACGCGGTCCTGATCCTCTCGGAGCTCATCAGCAACTCCTGCCGGCACGCCCGTCCGCTGGACGACATCGGACTCGACGGCTCCGACGGAATCGCCGATGTCGGCGGGATCGGCGTCAACGGAATCAGCGGGTTCGGCGGCGACCCGCGGACACCGGAGGGCCGGGCGGGCGTGCAGACGCCCGCACACCATCCGGTCCGCGCCGCCCACACCGACCGTGCGGAGCGCGCGGACACCCCCGAGCAGCGCAGCGGCATACGAGCGGCCTGGTCGGTGGACGCCGGCGGCGTCCTCGTCCTGGAGGTCACCGACGGCGGCGGCCCGACCCGGCCGCGCCCGTCGAGCCCCTCGCTGACCGCACACGGCGGCCGCGGCCTGGGCATCGTCGGCAGCCTCGCCCTGCGCTGGGGCGTGCGCGACGCGCCGGGTGAGGTGACGGTCTGGGCGCTGCTGCCGGTCCGCGGCAGGCACGCCCGCCGCAACGACTCGATGGGCACCGGCATCGGCCTCCCCCTGGGCGTCCCCCTCGGCCTCCCGCTCGACCTCGCCGAGTCCCTGGACGACCTGGGATAG
- a CDS encoding S1C family serine protease, with product MPTQAPPPVGPPSPYGPPPSALAGGGQAPSPYDAPKTGAPSYEAPQAPQAPHAPQVPQAQAPQHQHQHQHQPQYPQPPAAPAPAYGAAAPAYGAAQGGQPGQPGQPGPQGPEHQGGQEPGAQQPNPVHDPYAVPSTPSYATPQPGAGGPGSPGGPVWGTPMPPGSPSGDGRGKRRIGSMVAAVLVAALVAGGVGGGIGYYAAKHNDDSGSTTISAASSSKALNRAPTSVAGIASKTLPSVVTIKAQNSQESDTGTGFVFDKQGHILTNNHVVAPGADSGKLTVTFSNGKTYDASIVGRAQGYDVAVIKLKNPGSVKLTPLPLGNSDNAAVGDATIAVGAPYGLSGTVTTGIVSAVHRPVASSDGEGSSASYMSAIQTDASINPGNSGGPLLNANGAVIGINSAIQPGGTSSPGSQGGSVGLGFAIPINQAKRVAAQLIKTGQPVYPVIGVTLNTQYDGDGAQISTDSNSAISPNGPGQKAGLKPGDVITKFDDTLVDSGETLIGEIWQHEPGDQVTLTYTRDGSTHTTTLTLGHRTGDSNS from the coding sequence GTGCCCACGCAGGCGCCCCCGCCGGTCGGTCCGCCGTCGCCGTACGGCCCGCCGCCGAGCGCGCTGGCCGGTGGCGGACAGGCCCCGTCGCCGTACGACGCGCCGAAGACGGGCGCGCCGTCGTACGAGGCACCTCAGGCACCCCAGGCCCCGCACGCACCTCAGGTCCCGCAGGCGCAGGCTCCTCAGCACCAGCACCAGCACCAGCACCAGCCGCAGTACCCGCAGCCGCCGGCCGCTCCGGCGCCCGCTTACGGCGCTGCCGCGCCGGCGTACGGCGCTGCGCAGGGCGGCCAGCCCGGGCAGCCGGGTCAGCCCGGTCCGCAGGGGCCTGAGCACCAGGGGGGCCAGGAGCCCGGTGCCCAGCAGCCCAATCCGGTGCACGACCCGTACGCGGTGCCGTCCACTCCCTCGTACGCCACTCCGCAGCCCGGCGCGGGTGGCCCCGGCTCCCCCGGCGGCCCGGTGTGGGGCACCCCGATGCCTCCCGGTTCGCCGTCCGGCGACGGGCGCGGCAAGCGCCGCATCGGCAGCATGGTCGCCGCGGTCCTGGTCGCCGCTCTGGTGGCCGGCGGGGTCGGCGGCGGCATCGGCTACTACGCCGCCAAGCACAACGACGACTCCGGCTCCACCACCATCTCCGCCGCCAGCAGCAGCAAGGCGCTCAACCGCGCCCCCACCTCGGTGGCCGGCATCGCCAGCAAGACGCTGCCCAGCGTCGTCACCATCAAGGCGCAGAACAGCCAGGAGAGCGACACCGGCACCGGCTTCGTCTTCGACAAGCAGGGCCACATCCTCACCAACAACCACGTGGTCGCCCCGGGTGCCGACAGCGGCAAGCTCACCGTCACCTTCTCCAACGGCAAGACCTATGACGCCTCGATCGTCGGCCGCGCCCAGGGGTACGACGTCGCCGTCATCAAGCTGAAGAACCCGGGCAGCGTCAAGCTCACCCCGCTGCCGCTCGGCAACTCCGACAACGCCGCCGTCGGCGACGCCACCATCGCGGTCGGCGCGCCCTACGGCCTGTCCGGCACCGTCACCACCGGCATCGTCTCCGCCGTCCACCGCCCGGTCGCCTCCAGCGACGGCGAGGGCAGCAGCGCCTCCTACATGAGCGCCATCCAGACCGACGCCTCCATCAACCCGGGCAACTCCGGCGGCCCCCTGCTCAACGCCAACGGCGCCGTCATCGGCATCAACTCGGCCATCCAGCCCGGCGGCACCTCGTCCCCCGGCAGCCAGGGCGGCAGCGTCGGCCTCGGCTTCGCCATCCCGATCAACCAGGCCAAGCGGGTCGCCGCTCAGCTGATCAAGACCGGCCAACCGGTCTACCCCGTCATCGGGGTCACCCTCAACACCCAGTACGACGGCGACGGCGCCCAGATCTCCACGGACTCCAACTCCGCGATCAGCCCCAACGGCCCCGGCCAGAAGGCGGGCCTCAAGCCCGGCGACGTGATCACCAAGTTCGACGACACCCTCGTCGACAGCGGTGAGACCCTGATCGGCGAGATCTGGCAGCACGAGCCCGGCGACCAGGTCACCCTGACCTACACCCGGGACGGCTCCACCCACACCACCACTCTCACGCTCGGCCACCGCACAGGAGACAGCAACAGCTGA
- a CDS encoding aminopeptidase P family protein produces the protein MKQRKNGLYPAVSDELTAVMKSGWADTERSGLEPIPQAPYAAARRAALSARFPGERIVVPAGNLRTRANDTEYPFRASTEYVHLTGDQTQDAVLVLEPIAEGGHTATAYLLPRSDRENGEFWLDGQGELWVGRRNSLTEGEQLLGLPCKDVRTVADVLREATGPVRVVRGYDAGVEAALTDKVTAERDTELKVFLSELRLIKDEFEIGELQKACDSTARGFEDVVKVLDRAQATSERYIEGTFFLRARVEGNDIGYGSICAAGPHATTLHWVRNDGPVRAGELLLLDAGVETHSLYTADVTRTLPIDGRFSPLQKKIYDAVHDAQQAGIDAVKPGAAYRDFHEAAQRVLAERLVEWGLLEGPVERVLELALQRRWTLHGTGHMLGLDVHDCAQARTETYVDCTLEPGMVLTVEPGLYFQADDLTVPEEYRGIGVRIEDDILVTESGNRNLSAGLPRRSDEVEEWMAGLKG, from the coding sequence ATCAAGCAGCGCAAGAACGGGCTGTATCCCGCGGTGTCCGACGAGCTGACCGCGGTCATGAAGTCCGGCTGGGCCGACACCGAGCGGAGCGGCCTGGAGCCGATACCGCAGGCGCCGTATGCCGCGGCCCGCCGTGCCGCGCTGTCCGCCCGCTTCCCGGGCGAGCGGATCGTGGTGCCCGCCGGAAACCTGCGCACCCGCGCCAACGATACGGAGTACCCCTTCCGTGCCTCGACGGAGTACGTGCACCTCACCGGCGACCAGACCCAGGACGCCGTCCTCGTCCTCGAACCGATCGCCGAGGGCGGCCACACCGCGACCGCGTACCTGCTGCCGCGCTCCGACCGGGAGAACGGCGAGTTCTGGCTGGACGGCCAGGGTGAGCTGTGGGTCGGCCGGCGCAACAGCCTGACCGAGGGCGAGCAGCTGCTCGGGCTGCCGTGCAAGGACGTCCGCACGGTCGCCGACGTGCTGCGCGAGGCCACCGGCCCGGTCCGCGTGGTGCGCGGCTACGACGCCGGGGTCGAAGCGGCCCTCACCGACAAGGTCACCGCCGAGCGGGACACGGAGCTGAAGGTCTTCCTGTCGGAACTCCGCCTGATCAAGGACGAGTTCGAGATCGGCGAGCTCCAGAAGGCGTGCGACTCCACCGCCCGCGGCTTCGAGGACGTGGTGAAGGTCCTCGACCGCGCGCAGGCCACCTCCGAGCGGTACATCGAGGGCACCTTCTTCCTGCGCGCCCGCGTCGAGGGCAACGACATCGGCTACGGCTCGATCTGCGCCGCCGGCCCGCACGCCACCACCCTGCACTGGGTGCGCAACGACGGCCCGGTCCGGGCCGGCGAACTGCTGCTGCTCGACGCCGGCGTGGAGACCCACTCCCTCTACACCGCCGACGTCACCCGCACCCTCCCGATCGACGGCCGGTTCTCGCCGCTGCAGAAGAAGATCTACGACGCGGTCCACGACGCGCAGCAGGCCGGCATCGATGCGGTCAAGCCCGGCGCCGCCTACCGCGACTTCCACGAGGCCGCGCAGCGCGTGCTCGCCGAACGGCTGGTCGAGTGGGGCCTGCTGGAGGGGCCGGTGGAGCGGGTGCTCGAACTCGCCCTGCAGCGGCGCTGGACGCTGCACGGCACCGGGCACATGCTCGGCCTGGACGTGCACGACTGCGCCCAGGCACGGACCGAGACGTACGTGGACTGCACGCTGGAGCCGGGCATGGTGCTCACCGTGGAGCCCGGGCTGTACTTCCAGGCGGACGACCTGACGGTACCGGAGGAGTACCGCGGCATCGGGGTGCGGATCGAGGACGACATCCTCGTCACCGAGAGCGGCAACCGGAACCTGTCGGCGGGACTGCCGCGCCGCTCGGACGAGGTCGAGGAGTGGATGGCCGGGCTGAAGGGCTGA